In one Liolophura sinensis isolate JHLJ2023 chromosome 11, CUHK_Ljap_v2, whole genome shotgun sequence genomic region, the following are encoded:
- the LOC135477766 gene encoding histamine H2 receptor-like: MSFRNIFAGCLGLLVITGSIGNGLVIIVTAIDRKLRTLSHNLIAALSITDLIICGFFLPMCVIRILDIDKNRRVCFLTSFLSPILTILSTQIQAILSVARYKITTSRRKMSPTFHKVVYGALGLCVIFDAGLYCTFVVPGGNIKYNPYLGLCTREKPVFPGQPISFVVLFYLAAVIAIIFYIKIRQFVAKYSFSLNRKQQRQNRLTRLLFRLFIAWTTGYSFVILIRFLDRQVSFSPLMYQAAYFILWANSCANPIMYNSNNEEFSTAFRNLMGKREPGEQFKGQLLSTSSSMLTRSKSETKSINKTKNEI, translated from the coding sequence ATGTCGTTCAGGAATATATTCGCAGGGTGCCTGGGCCTACTCGTCATCACCGGCAGCATCGGCAATGGTTTGGTTATCATTGTCACAGCAATAGATAGAAAACTGCGAACGCTTTCGCACAACTTAATCGCTGCTCTCTCCATTACAGACTTAATAATCTGCGGCTTCTTTTTGCCGATGTGTGTGATTCGCATCCTGGACATCGATAAAAACAGGCGCGTGTGCTTTCTGACATCATTCCTTTCTCCCATATTGACCATTCTGTCGACACAGATACAGGCCATTCTCAGCGTGGCTCGTTACAAGATCACGACGTCTCGAAGAAAAATGTCGCCGACGTTCCACAAAGTGGTTTATGGAGCCCTGGGACTCTGTGTCATTTTCGATGCGGGGTTGTATTGCACCTTTGTGGTTCCAGGAGGAAACATTAAATATAACCCTTACCTGGGACTGTGCACTCGGGAGAAGCCAGTGTTTCCTGGTCAGCCCATCAGTTTCGTTGTGCTATTTTACCTAGCTGCTGTTATTGCCAtcatattttacattaaaatcaGACAATTTGTCGCCAAGTATTCCTTTTCCCTCAACAGAAAGCAGCAACGTCAAAACAGACTCACCAGACTTCTCTTTCGTTTATTCATCGCCTGGACAACCGGATACAGTTTTGTCATCCTTATTCGCTTTTTGGACCGACAGGTCAGCTTTTCACCGCTTATGTACCAAGCAGCTTATTTCATTCTCTGGGCAAATTCCTGCGCCAACCCCATCATGTACAACTCGAACAACGAGGAATTCTCCACGGCGTTCAGAAATCTCATGGGAAAGAGAGAGCCTGGTGAACAGTTTAAGGGTCAGCTGCTATCTACCAGTTCTTCTATGTTGACACGAAGCAAAAGTGAGACCAAGAGCATAAACAAGACTAAAAACGAAATTTGA